The region GTCGTGCGGCTGGCCGAGCCGTACCGCCGCGACCTCGAGTCGCTCGAAGACCTGACGGTCATGGAGGAGGGACGGCAGATCCCGCTGCCGTCTGTGGCGCGCTGGTACGTGGCCGAGGGGTACAGCACGGTCCGTCGCAAGGATCTGGACCGCATGGCCACCGTGAGCTCCGATGTCCGCTCCGGCGAGAACAGCAATGCCGTGCTGGCCGAGGTGCGTGAGACACTCGCCGGCTTCGAGCGCAGCCTGCCGCGGGGGTACACGCTGCGCTACGCCGGGCAGCAGGAGATGCAGCAGGAATCGGAGGACTTCCTGTGGGGCGCGTTCCTGGGCGCGCTGTTCCTGATCGGCCTGATCCTGATCTCGCAGTTCGACTCCGTCGTGAAGCCGGTGATCATCATGACGTCGGTCGTGATGTCGACTGTGGGCGTGCTCATGGGGCTCATGCTGTTCCGCATGCCCTTCGGCATCATCATGACGGGCGTGGGCGTCATCTCGCTGGCCGGTGTGGTGGTGAACAACGCCATCATCCTCGTCGACTACATTGATGTGCTGCGGGAGCGGGACGGCCTGGAGCGGCGCGAGGCGCTGGTGCGCGCGGGGATCACCCGCTTCCGGCCCGTGATCCTGACGGCAGTGACCACCGTGCTGGGCCTGGTACCGCTCGCCATTGGCTTCAACTTCGACTTCTTCGGCCTGTTCACGGCGCTGCGGCCCAACGTCTTCTGGGGCGGCGAGCAGGCTGCGTGGTGGGGGCCCATGGCCATTGCCGTCATTGCCGGACTGAGCTTCGCCACGGTGCTGACGCTGGTGCTGGTGCCGGTCATGTATTCGCTGGTGGACGACGCCGCCGCCCTCCTGCGCCGGCATTACACGCGGCCTGCGCCGCGCCGCGAGGCGTCCGGCCCCGCCGCTGCCGAGGCGGAGGTGGCGGATGTCGAAGTTGCGGCAACGGCCGGGTCGCATGGTGGGCGTGTGCTTGTGCCGGCTGTTGGGTCCTGAAGCGGCCATCTGGAATGACTTGACGGGGCCGGCCCTGGCGGGCTAAATTGCGCAGCAATCAGGTCGCGTACGGCGGAAGGATTTGCAGGCTGCTTGCTACCGCCGGGCGGGTCACTCTCCGAGCACCCGCCGAAACAAAAGCCTAAAGTGCCGGGATCGGTGGTTCGCACCAGTCTGCGCCCCGCACTGCAAGTGGCTGCGGGGCGTTCGCTTTAATAGAGGCAGGGGGCCGTGCCGGCAAGCCGCTACCTGGAAGTCCTCGAGCAGCGCGTCCTGGTCTATGACGGCGCCATGGGCACGAGCATACAGACGCGGCGTCTGAGCGCCGGCGACTTTGGCGGCGCGCGCCTCGAGGGGTGCAACGACCACGTCGTGCTCTCGCGGCCGGACGTCATCGAGTCCATCCACGCGTCCTTCCTCGAGGTGGGGTGCGACGTAGTGGAGACGAACACTTTCCGCGCCAACCGCCTGACGCTGCGGGAATACGGGCTGGAGGGCCGTGTGCTGGAGCTGAACCGCGCGGCGGCCGGGCTGGCGCGGCGGGTGGCCGATGCCTATGCCACGCCGGATCGGCCGCGCTTCGTGGCCGGCAGCATCGGCCCCAGCGGCTACCTGCCCAGCACATCGGATCCCGCGCTGGGCAACATCAGCTACGACGAGCTGGCCGAGGTTTTCCGGGAGCAGGCGCAGGGGCTGGTCGAGGGTGGCGTCGACGTCCTGCTGATCGAGACCAGCCAGGACATCCTGGAGGTCAAGGCGCAGGTGGCCGGGATCCGGCGCTACTTTCGCGAGGCGGGCGTGTGGCGGCCGATCCAGGCGCAGGTCACGCTGGACACCTCGGGCCGCATGCTGCTGGGCACCGACATCGCCGCGGCCATGGCCATCCTCGAGTCGCTGCACGTGGATGTGCTGGGGCTGAACTGCTCGACGGGCCCCGAGCACATGCGCCAGCCGGTGCGCTTCCTGTGCGAGCATGCCGCGCTGCCGGTCAGCGTCATCCCCAATGCCGGCATCCCGCACAACGAGGCGGGGGTCGCCGTCTACCCCTTGAAGCCGCAGGAGCTGGCGGCGGCGCACGAGGAGTTCGTCACCCGCTTCGGCGTGGCCATTGTGGGCGGCTGCTGCGGCACCACACCCGAGCACCTGCGCCAGGTGGTCGAGCGGGTATGGGGCCGGCCGCCGCTCGCGCGCCAGGTTCGGCCGGTGCCGCGCGCCGCCAGTGCCATGACCGCGCTGCCGCTGGTGCAGGACCCGCCGCCCACGCTGATCGGCGAGCGGGTGAACAGCCAGGGCTCGCGGCTGGTGAAGCGGCTGCTGTTGGCGGACGATTACGATGGTGTGCTCGAGGTGGCGCGCGGCCAGGTCGAGGGTGGCGGCCACCTGCTGGACGTGTGCGTGGCGCTGACCGAGCGGCAGGACGAGGCCGAGCAGATGCGCCGGCTGGTGAAGCTGCTGGCGCAGGGGGTGCCGGCGCCGCTCGTCCTGGACAGTACGGAAGCCGACGTCGTCGAGGCGGCGCTCAAGCAGTACCCGGGCCGCGCGGTGGTCAATTCCATCAACCTCGAGAACGGACGCCAGCGGATTGACGCGGTCATGCCCCACGTCATCGAGCATGGCGCCGCCGTCGTTGCCCTCACCATCGACGAGCAGGGGATGGCCAAGACGGCGGAACGGAAGCTGGAAGTGGCACGCCGCATCCATGACATTGTCAGGCGCGACTACGGCCTCCAGCCCGACGCCCTCATCTTCGACACGCTCACCTTCACCATGGCAACGGGCGACCCCGAGTTCCGCCGCTCGGCGCTCGAGACCATCGAGGGCATCCGCTGCATCAAGCGCGAGCTGCCGGGCGTCCTGACCAGCCTGGGCGTCTCCAACGTCTCCTTCGGCCTGGCGCCGCACGCGCGCGCGGTGCTCAACTCGGTATTCCTGCACCACTGCGTCGAGGCAGGGCTGGACATGGCCATTGTCAACCCCGCGCACATCACGCCCTACGCCGAGGTCGACGCGGAGCAGCGCGCGCTGGCCGATGATCTGATCTTCGACCGCGGCGAGGACGCGCTCGCCCGCTTCATCGCGTTCTACGAGGCGCACGCCGTCAGCCAGGAATCTGCAGCGGACCCGACCGAGGGGATGACGCCGGAGCAGGCGATCCACTGGAAGATCCTGCACCGTAAGAAGGAGGGGATCGAAGAGCTGGTGGACGCGGCGGTGGCGAAGCGCATGAGCCCGAGCCCGAGACACAGCCCCAGTCGTCACGATGCCGGCGTCTCGGTCCTCAACAACGTGCTTCTTCCCGCCATGAAGGAAGTGGGCGACAAGTTCGGCGCGGGCGAGCTGATCCTGCCCTTCGTGCTGCAATCGGCGGAGGTCATGAAGCGGGCGGTCGCGCGCCTCGAGTCGTACCTGGACAAGGTGGAGGGGCAGAGCAAGGGGAGGGTGGTG is a window of Gemmatimonadota bacterium DNA encoding:
- a CDS encoding efflux RND transporter permease subunit gives rise to the protein VVRLAEPYRRDLESLEDLTVMEEGRQIPLPSVARWYVAEGYSTVRRKDLDRMATVSSDVRSGENSNAVLAEVRETLAGFERSLPRGYTLRYAGQQEMQQESEDFLWGAFLGALFLIGLILISQFDSVVKPVIIMTSVVMSTVGVLMGLMLFRMPFGIIMTGVGVISLAGVVVNNAIILVDYIDVLRERDGLERREALVRAGITRFRPVILTAVTTVLGLVPLAIGFNFDFFGLFTALRPNVFWGGEQAAWWGPMAIAVIAGLSFATVLTLVLVPVMYSLVDDAAALLRRHYTRPAPRREASGPAAAEAEVADVEVAATAGSHGGRVLVPAVGS
- the metH gene encoding methionine synthase, coding for MGTSIQTRRLSAGDFGGARLEGCNDHVVLSRPDVIESIHASFLEVGCDVVETNTFRANRLTLREYGLEGRVLELNRAAAGLARRVADAYATPDRPRFVAGSIGPSGYLPSTSDPALGNISYDELAEVFREQAQGLVEGGVDVLLIETSQDILEVKAQVAGIRRYFREAGVWRPIQAQVTLDTSGRMLLGTDIAAAMAILESLHVDVLGLNCSTGPEHMRQPVRFLCEHAALPVSVIPNAGIPHNEAGVAVYPLKPQELAAAHEEFVTRFGVAIVGGCCGTTPEHLRQVVERVWGRPPLARQVRPVPRAASAMTALPLVQDPPPTLIGERVNSQGSRLVKRLLLADDYDGVLEVARGQVEGGGHLLDVCVALTERQDEAEQMRRLVKLLAQGVPAPLVLDSTEADVVEAALKQYPGRAVVNSINLENGRQRIDAVMPHVIEHGAAVVALTIDEQGMAKTAERKLEVARRIHDIVRRDYGLQPDALIFDTLTFTMATGDPEFRRSALETIEGIRCIKRELPGVLTSLGVSNVSFGLAPHARAVLNSVFLHHCVEAGLDMAIVNPAHITPYAEVDAEQRALADDLIFDRGEDALARFIAFYEAHAVSQESAADPTEGMTPEQAIHWKILHRKKEGIEELVDAAVAKRMSPSPRHSPSRHDAGVSVLNNVLLPAMKEVGDKFGAGELILPFVLQSAEVMKRAVARLESYLDKVEGQSKGRVVLATVFGDVHDIGKNLVHTILANNGYTVYDLGKQVPVNTIIEKALEVDADIIGLSALLVSTSRQMPLCVQELHARGLSFPVLAGGAAINPSFIRAAAFVDEARQHVYAPGIYYCKDAFEGLATLDSLLDPARRAGFIERRHTEIREGVARREALQAEARARRPARRNGGPSRDVEIPAAPFWGVKVLDRLPLAELFRYLELNTLYRLHWGAKNAKGEVWERLVREEFEPRLRRYQQEALAGGWLTARAAYGYFRAAADGDALVIFHPDDPARESARFDFPRQQDREGLCLADYFAPRDAARQDVVALQLVTMGDAIVTRSEALMKGGDYGEGYYLHGFGVRLAEAAAEYVNRLIRRELRLPAGRGLRYSWGYPACPDHLQHRLVFELLPARQRLGMELTEAGALVPELSTAAMVVHHPEAKYFSA